A single Cucumis melo cultivar AY chromosome 4, USDA_Cmelo_AY_1.0, whole genome shotgun sequence DNA region contains:
- the LOC103503936 gene encoding jacalin-related lectin 3-like isoform X2 — MEDEVVVVKIGIRGCEEAPRPWDDGAHSTIRQIVITHDKCIHSVNIEYDNNGESIWKPKHGGNRGSTSEVVLDYPNEYLISIYGYYSDLAHIMEKRVPTPTTVIRSLTLESNRKTYGPFGMEEGTKYSFPIVEAKIVGFHGSSGWFLDAIGIYVQPISSSQLVQPAQHKFEITEVEINEHFSLGEYGGKDGEPWSETFQAIKQLLIHNDEHRIVSIQMEYVDENGHFVWSNKHGGDEGSPSQVVFEFPNEYLVSIHGYYKSELGTIVIRSLTFETSKTSYGPFGNEDGTNFSFPTAGLKIVGIHGRSNTSHLNAIGLLVTLIQRY, encoded by the exons ATG GAAGATGAGGTGGTGGTGGTGAAGATTGGGATACGAGGCTGTGAAGAGGCTCCGCGTCCTTGGGATGACGGAGCTCATTCCACCATCAGACAAATCGTGATTACTCATGATAAATGTATCCACTCAGTTAACATCGAGTATGACAATAATGGTGAATCAATTTGGAAGCCCAAGCATGGTGGAAACAGGGGTTCCACTTCTGAG GTTGTTTTAGATTATCCAAACGAGTACCTGATTTCAATCTATGGCTACTACAGCGACTTAGCGCACATAATGGAGAAGagagttccaactccaactacaGTGATTCGATCGCTAACTCTTGAAAGTAATAGAAAAACTTACGGACCATTTGGGATGGAAGAAGGAACCAAATATTCCTTCCCAATCGTGGAGGCGAAGATCGTTGGATTCCATGGGAGTTCTGGTTGGTTTCTTGATGCAATTGGAATCTATGTACAACCAATTTCTTCTTCCCAATTGGTGCAACCTGCtcaacataaatttgaaattacgGAAGTTGAAATTAATGAGCATTTTAGTTTGGGAGAATATGGTGGGAAAGATGGGGAACCATGGAGTGAGACTTTTCAAGCAATCAAACAGTTGTTGATTCATAATGATGAACATCGGATTGTTTCTATCCAAATGGAATATGTGGATGAGAATGGACATTTTGTTTGGTCTAACAAACATGGTGGAGACGAAGGTTCTCCATCCCAG GTTGTTTTTGAATTTCCAAATGAGTATCTAGTTTCGATTCATGGCTACTATAAATCTGAACTGGGTACAATTGTGATCCGATCCTTGACTTTTGAAACCAGTAAAACTAGTTATGGGCCATTTGGGAATGAAGATGGAACCAATTTTTCCTTCCCAACAGCTGGGTTGAAGATTGTTGGCATCCATGGAAGATCCAACACTTCGCATCTCAATGCCATTGGACTCCTTGTGACATTGATTCAACGTTATTAG
- the LOC103503936 gene encoding jacalin-related lectin 3-like isoform X3 has translation MINVSTQLTSSMTIMVNQFGSPSMVETGVPLLSDLAHIMEKRVPTPTTVIRSLTLESNRKTYGPFGMEEGTKYSFPIVEAKIVGFHGSSGWFLDAIGIYVQPISSSQLVQPAQHKFEITEVEINEHFSLGEYGGKDGEPWSETFQAIKQLLIHNDEHRIVSIQMEYVDENGHFVWSNKHGGDEGSPSQVVFEFPNEYLVSIHGYYKSELGTIVIRSLTFETSKTSYGPFGNEDGTNFSFPTAGLKIVGIHGRSNTSHLNAIGLLVTLIQRY, from the exons ATGATAAATGTATCCACTCAGTTAACATCGAGTATGACAATAATGGTGAATCAATTTGGAAGCCCAAGCATGGTGGAAACAGGGGTTCCACTTCTGAG CGACTTAGCGCACATAATGGAGAAGagagttccaactccaactacaGTGATTCGATCGCTAACTCTTGAAAGTAATAGAAAAACTTACGGACCATTTGGGATGGAAGAAGGAACCAAATATTCCTTCCCAATCGTGGAGGCGAAGATCGTTGGATTCCATGGGAGTTCTGGTTGGTTTCTTGATGCAATTGGAATCTATGTACAACCAATTTCTTCTTCCCAATTGGTGCAACCTGCtcaacataaatttgaaattacgGAAGTTGAAATTAATGAGCATTTTAGTTTGGGAGAATATGGTGGGAAAGATGGGGAACCATGGAGTGAGACTTTTCAAGCAATCAAACAGTTGTTGATTCATAATGATGAACATCGGATTGTTTCTATCCAAATGGAATATGTGGATGAGAATGGACATTTTGTTTGGTCTAACAAACATGGTGGAGACGAAGGTTCTCCATCCCAG GTTGTTTTTGAATTTCCAAATGAGTATCTAGTTTCGATTCATGGCTACTATAAATCTGAACTGGGTACAATTGTGATCCGATCCTTGACTTTTGAAACCAGTAAAACTAGTTATGGGCCATTTGGGAATGAAGATGGAACCAATTTTTCCTTCCCAACAGCTGGGTTGAAGATTGTTGGCATCCATGGAAGATCCAACACTTCGCATCTCAATGCCATTGGACTCCTTGTGACATTGATTCAACGTTATTAG
- the LOC103503936 gene encoding jacalin-related lectin 3-like isoform X1, translating into MEDEVVVVKIGIRGCEEAPRPWDDGAHSTIRQIVITHDKCIHSVNIEYDNNGESIWKPKHGGNRGSTSEVTTQQPLNYSLSSTSKYLFTLLESSDKLQVVLDYPNEYLISIYGYYSDLAHIMEKRVPTPTTVIRSLTLESNRKTYGPFGMEEGTKYSFPIVEAKIVGFHGSSGWFLDAIGIYVQPISSSQLVQPAQHKFEITEVEINEHFSLGEYGGKDGEPWSETFQAIKQLLIHNDEHRIVSIQMEYVDENGHFVWSNKHGGDEGSPSQVVFEFPNEYLVSIHGYYKSELGTIVIRSLTFETSKTSYGPFGNEDGTNFSFPTAGLKIVGIHGRSNTSHLNAIGLLVTLIQRY; encoded by the exons ATG GAAGATGAGGTGGTGGTGGTGAAGATTGGGATACGAGGCTGTGAAGAGGCTCCGCGTCCTTGGGATGACGGAGCTCATTCCACCATCAGACAAATCGTGATTACTCATGATAAATGTATCCACTCAGTTAACATCGAGTATGACAATAATGGTGAATCAATTTGGAAGCCCAAGCATGGTGGAAACAGGGGTTCCACTTCTGAGGTTACAACACAGCAACCCCTAAATTATTCTCTCTCCAGTACTTCTAAATATCTATTCACTTTATTGGAATCGAGTGATAAATTGCAGGTTGTTTTAGATTATCCAAACGAGTACCTGATTTCAATCTATGGCTACTACAGCGACTTAGCGCACATAATGGAGAAGagagttccaactccaactacaGTGATTCGATCGCTAACTCTTGAAAGTAATAGAAAAACTTACGGACCATTTGGGATGGAAGAAGGAACCAAATATTCCTTCCCAATCGTGGAGGCGAAGATCGTTGGATTCCATGGGAGTTCTGGTTGGTTTCTTGATGCAATTGGAATCTATGTACAACCAATTTCTTCTTCCCAATTGGTGCAACCTGCtcaacataaatttgaaattacgGAAGTTGAAATTAATGAGCATTTTAGTTTGGGAGAATATGGTGGGAAAGATGGGGAACCATGGAGTGAGACTTTTCAAGCAATCAAACAGTTGTTGATTCATAATGATGAACATCGGATTGTTTCTATCCAAATGGAATATGTGGATGAGAATGGACATTTTGTTTGGTCTAACAAACATGGTGGAGACGAAGGTTCTCCATCCCAG GTTGTTTTTGAATTTCCAAATGAGTATCTAGTTTCGATTCATGGCTACTATAAATCTGAACTGGGTACAATTGTGATCCGATCCTTGACTTTTGAAACCAGTAAAACTAGTTATGGGCCATTTGGGAATGAAGATGGAACCAATTTTTCCTTCCCAACAGCTGGGTTGAAGATTGTTGGCATCCATGGAAGATCCAACACTTCGCATCTCAATGCCATTGGACTCCTTGTGACATTGATTCAACGTTATTAG